In Harpia harpyja isolate bHarHar1 chromosome 18, bHarHar1 primary haplotype, whole genome shotgun sequence, a single genomic region encodes these proteins:
- the CCNB3 gene encoding LOW QUALITY PROTEIN: G2/mitotic-specific cyclin-B3 (The sequence of the model RefSeq protein was modified relative to this genomic sequence to represent the inferred CDS: deleted 1 base in 1 codon), which translates to MPLPRNTKMLSTKQSRTGKVGPAAANPNPEKPLLQEESCQAKRSPSSPQGGPKKRSAFGDITNAHKNQVVAGKKEAVKVAPHKAQRAHAALGVAKNNEINLKKSMKKTPTTEAPTEPKEDPVPEELVPAQLPAVEDIDKEQLGDPYANAEYAKEIFEYMREREEKFMLPDYMAKQPDISGDMRAILVDWMVEVQENFELNHETLYLAVKLVDHYLVEVVSMRDKLQLIGSTAILIASKFEERCPPCVDDFLYICDDAYKREELIAMEMSILSTLKFDINIPIPYRFLRRFAKCARATMETLTLARFLCEMTLQEYDYARESPSKLAASCLLLALTMKNLGGWTPTLEYYSGYRSQDLHPLVKRLNFLLTYQPHDKLKAVRTKYSHRVFFEVAKVTPMDMLKLEEILKSC; encoded by the exons atGCCGTTGCCACGCAACACCAAGATGCTGAGCACCAAGCAGTCCCGAACGGGCAAGGTGGGCCCTGCTGCAGCAAATCCCAACCCTGAGAAG CCTCTATTGCAGGAGGAGAGCTGTCAGGCCAAGAGATCTCCATCCTCACCCCAGGGTGGGCCCAAGAAGAGGTCGGCATTTGGCGACATTACCAAT GCTCACAAGAACCAGGTGGTGGCAGGGAAGAAGGAGGCTGTGAAAGTGGCACCACACAAGGCACAGAGGGCCCATGCTGCCCTG GGGGTTGCCAAGAACAACGAGATCAACCTGAAAAA GTCAATGAAGAAAACTCCCACGACAGAGGCTCCTACAGAGCCCAAGGAGGATCCTGTGCCAGAGGAGCTGGTGCCTGCACAG CTGCCAGCTGTGGAGGACATAGACAAGGAGCAGCTGGGTGACCCCTATGCCAATGCGGAGTATGCCAAGGAGATCTTTGAATACATGAGGGAAAGAGAG GAGAAATTCATGCTCCCTGACTACATGGCAAAGCAGCCAGACATCAGTGGGGACATGCGTGCCATCCTGGTGGACTGGATGGTGGAGGTACAG GAGAACTTTGAGCTGAACCATGAGACGCTGTACCTGGCTGTGAAGCTGGTGGACCACTACCTGGTGGAGGTGGTGAGCATGAGGGACAAGCTGCAGCTCATCGGCTCCACTGCCATCCTCATTGCCTCCAAATTTGAG GAGCGGTGCCCACCGTGTGTGGATGACTTCCTCTACATCTGCGATGACGCCTACAAGCGGGAAGAGCTCATTGCTATGGAGATGAGCATCCTCAGCACCCTCAAGTTTGACATCAATATTCCCATCCCCTACCGGTTCCTGCGACGCTTTGCCAAG TGTGCCCGTGCCACCATGGAGACACTGACGCTCGCCCGCTTCCTCTGTGAGATGACCCTGCAGGAGTATGACTACGCCCGGGAGAGCCCCTCGAAgctggctgccagctgcctgctgctggcactCACCATGAAGAACCTTGGTGGCTGG ACCCCCACACTGGAGTACTACAGTGGGTACCGCTCCCAGGACCTGCATCCCCTGGTGAAGAGGCTGAATTTCCTGCTCACATACCAGCCCCATGACAAGCTGAAGGCTGTGCGCACCAAGTACTCGCACAG GGTCTTCTTTGAGGTTGCTAAAGTCACCCCCATGGACATGCTCAAGCTGGAGGAGATACTGAAGAGCTGCTAG